CAGCAGCAGCCGGGTTTCACCGACAACCGCGTCACCGCCACCAGCTATCAGGCCGGTTTCGATGCGAGCTGGGAGATCGATCTGTTCGGTGGTGTGCGTCGCTCGGTGGAAGCCGCTCGCGCGGATGCCGGCGCCAGCGAAGCCTCGCTGCAGGATGCACAGGTCACACTGTTCGCTGAGGTTGCCCGCTATTACTTCGACCTGCGTGGCGTGCAGCTACGCATCGACGTTGCCAACCGCGATATTGAAAACCAGCGCGAGACGTTGCGTCTCATCCACGCCCGTAATGACATCGGCACGGTGTCGGAGCAGGACGTGGCCAGCGCCACAGCGCGACTGAACTTCGTGGAGGCCCAGCTGCCTACATTGCAGACGCTGGCGCAGAACGACACGTCGCGGCTTGCGGTGTTGCTGGGCGAGCGCCCGGGTGAATTGGATGTCGACCTGTCGCCGCAAGGCTTCAAGCCGATCGACGTGGCGCTGGATATCGGCAACGCAGGTGACGTGCTGCAACGCCGCCCGGACGTGCGCGTGGCCGAGCGCGAGCTTGCCGCTACCAATGCACGCATCGGCGTAGCGAAGGCCGACTACTACCCGCATATCACGCTGGGTGGCTTCCTCGGCTTCCTCGCCGGTCGCAGCAACGACTTCGGTGGACCGCAGTCGCGTGCATGGTCGATTGCGCCGAGCATCTCGTGGTCTGGCCTGAACGTGCAGCGCGTGCGATCCAACGTGAAGGCGAGCGAAGCGCGTTCGGATGCTGCGCTGGCGAACTACCAGCGCACCGTGTTGCAAGCAGTGGAAGACGTGGACAACGCTATTGTTGGCTACAACCTGCAGCGCGATCGCGTGATCAAGTTGCAGGATCAGGTGACCAATAGCCGTCATGCCGCCGATCTCGCGCGCATCCGCTACAACGAAGGTGCCGCCGACTTCCTGCAGTTGCTCGACGCCGAGCGCACGCAGCTGGAAGCGGAGGACTCGCTGGCCGATGCACAGGCCTCGATCAACCTGCGCGCGGTATCGGTGTACAAGGCGCTGGGCGGTGGCTGGCAGGCTTGCACCACCGAGCGTTGCGACCAGCTGGCCGCGACGCCATGAGCGCGGTGGCGTTTCCGGGGAGGCTATCGGGACGCCGCACGCTCGCACCCGAACCGGAACCGTCACAACGCGTGGCGCTAGTGAGCGGCGCAAATCGCGG
This genomic window from Dyella terrae contains:
- a CDS encoding efflux transporter outer membrane subunit; protein product: MDLAAGTTAACRPASHRSAAKKVTAIAAAIMLSGCVSVGPDYHAPQEKPVALQGVNTQESTQTFQAQWWKQFNDPTLDALIQRAAANSPDLKIAFARLRESRALLGVAKSQQIPDVETVANYSRSRQQQPGFTDNRVTATSYQAGFDASWEIDLFGGVRRSVEAARADAGASEASLQDAQVTLFAEVARYYFDLRGVQLRIDVANRDIENQRETLRLIHARNDIGTVSEQDVASATARLNFVEAQLPTLQTLAQNDTSRLAVLLGERPGELDVDLSPQGFKPIDVALDIGNAGDVLQRRPDVRVAERELAATNARIGVAKADYYPHITLGGFLGFLAGRSNDFGGPQSRAWSIAPSISWSGLNVQRVRSNVKASEARSDAALANYQRTVLQAVEDVDNAIVGYNLQRDRVIKLQDQVTNSRHAADLARIRYNEGAADFLQLLDAERTQLEAEDSLADAQASINLRAVSVYKALGGGWQACTTERCDQLAATP